AACCTACCCAGCCTGCCGGTCATTATTGGCGGCAAGAAAGCAAGGGATTGAATTTGAAGACAGGCTTTTAGCCTGCATTCAGGAGGCTTATTATCAGCAGACCCAAAATCCGGCGCTTGATTCCACGTTGTTCGAGTGCTCCAGCCAGGCGGGTTTAGACAGAAAGCAATTTGAACTTGACTATCGCAGTCATGAAATTGACAGACAGCTGCAGCAGGAAATCAAGATGGCCAGAAGTTTTGGCGTCTGTTCTTATCCATCGCTGATCCTGGTGCAGAATGACAGGATTTCGCCTGTAGCAGTCAACTATCGCAACTACGGAACCATGCTTGATGATATTGAAAGGCTGTTAATAGATCGTTAACGCCACT
This is a stretch of genomic DNA from Methylobacter sp. YRD-M1. It encodes these proteins:
- a CDS encoding DsbA family protein, which encodes MGTRLYYIHDPLCSWCYAFKTSLSALKQALPPGIEFKRLLGGLAPDSTEPMPLALQQSIQQAWHLIEQTVPGVKFNFAFWSNNTPIRSTYPACRSLLAARKQGIEFEDRLLACIQEAYYQQTQNPALDSTLFECSSQAGLDRKQFELDYRSHEIDRQLQQEIKMARSFGVCSYPSLILVQNDRISPVAVNYRNYGTMLDDIERLLIDR